The following are from one region of the Natronocella acetinitrilica genome:
- a CDS encoding hydroxymethylglutaryl-CoA lyase, which yields MSIEKDRDVDILEVAPRDGFQSIAEPLPTEEKIAIIEDLLAAGYRRMEIGSFVSPKAVPQMADMGTIADHFAARPGLRLAVLVPNRKGAELAIQHGMRELVYVFSASEAHNLKNVRQTIEQSLGQLRELVSLGAGGRDLRLRVAIATCFDCPFDGPVSTDQVRHAVDQALSIAPTAEIALCDTTGRANPYQVRERFNRIMAEFDADGRDWAFHGHDTFGMGVANALFAYEAGVRNLDVSASGLGGCPFAPGATGNTAAEDLVFALESGGIRTGIDMERLLAVADRINKLPGACTGGHLRVVPRQRAVA from the coding sequence ATGAGCATCGAAAAGGATCGCGACGTCGACATTCTCGAAGTCGCACCCCGCGATGGCTTCCAGTCCATCGCCGAACCGCTGCCGACGGAAGAGAAGATCGCCATCATTGAGGATCTGCTGGCCGCCGGCTATCGACGCATGGAAATCGGTTCGTTTGTCAGCCCCAAGGCCGTGCCGCAGATGGCAGACATGGGCACCATCGCCGACCATTTCGCGGCGCGCCCCGGCCTGCGCCTTGCAGTGCTGGTGCCCAATCGAAAGGGCGCCGAACTTGCCATACAGCATGGCATGCGCGAACTGGTGTACGTGTTTTCGGCCTCCGAGGCACACAACCTGAAGAACGTTCGCCAGACCATCGAGCAGTCGCTGGGACAATTGCGTGAACTCGTCTCACTCGGGGCGGGCGGTCGCGATCTGCGTCTCCGGGTCGCCATCGCGACCTGCTTCGACTGCCCCTTCGACGGCCCCGTCTCCACCGATCAGGTGCGGCATGCGGTGGACCAGGCGCTTTCCATCGCACCCACTGCAGAGATTGCCCTGTGCGACACCACCGGCCGGGCGAATCCCTACCAGGTGCGCGAGCGCTTCAACCGCATCATGGCGGAGTTCGACGCCGACGGCCGGGACTGGGCGTTCCATGGTCATGACACCTTCGGCATGGGCGTGGCCAATGCCCTGTTCGCCTACGAGGCGGGGGTGCGCAATCTGGATGTATCCGCCTCCGGCCTGGGCGGTTGCCCGTTTGCGCCAGGAGCCACCGGCAACACCGCCGCCGAGGATCTGGTGTTCGCCCTGGAGAGCGGCGGCATTCGCACGGGCATCGACATGGAGCGCCTGCTGGCAGTGGCCGATCGCATCAACAAGTTGCCCGGGGCCTGTACCGGTGGCCATCTGCGGGTCGTCCCCAGGCAGCGTGCGGTGGCGTGA
- a CDS encoding CaiB/BaiF CoA transferase family protein — protein MAPLDDIRVIELGQLIAGPYCGQILADFGADVVKIEPPGKGDAMRQWGRPDAQGRTQWWPIIARNKKSMTLDLRQPSGQDVLRRMIEEADILIENFRPGTMERWGLGWEQLSAINPRLIMVRVTGFGQTGPYANRAGYASVCEAMGGLRYICGYPDRPPVRVGISLGDTLAGINAAMGAMMALQERHRSGKGQVVDSAIFESVLGVMESLIPEYANGGHIRERAGSFLPGIAPSNAYPARDGRDIIIGANQDTVFARLCEAMGQPELAEDTRYATHKARGRHQQELDALISQWTLQHDAEVLVDLLAEQGVPAGLVYRAPEMLADPHFQSRQSIVSVDDEHNGTVPMQNVFPRLSRSPGHIRHSGPQLGAHTEEVLQQWLELDNKQISELRDDGII, from the coding sequence ATGGCACCACTTGACGACATTCGCGTAATCGAACTGGGCCAGCTGATCGCCGGACCCTACTGCGGGCAGATTCTCGCCGACTTCGGCGCGGACGTGGTGAAGATCGAACCCCCCGGCAAGGGCGACGCCATGCGCCAGTGGGGACGACCTGACGCCCAGGGGCGCACCCAATGGTGGCCGATCATAGCCCGCAACAAGAAATCCATGACGCTCGATCTGCGCCAGCCGTCGGGCCAGGACGTGCTGCGCAGGATGATCGAGGAAGCCGATATCCTGATCGAGAACTTCCGCCCCGGCACCATGGAGCGCTGGGGGCTGGGCTGGGAGCAGTTATCGGCCATCAACCCCCGGTTGATCATGGTCCGGGTAACCGGGTTCGGGCAAACGGGCCCCTATGCAAATCGCGCCGGCTATGCATCGGTCTGCGAGGCCATGGGTGGCCTGCGATACATCTGCGGTTACCCCGACCGGCCGCCGGTGCGGGTCGGCATATCCCTGGGAGATACCCTGGCCGGCATCAATGCGGCGATGGGGGCCATGATGGCCTTGCAGGAGCGGCATCGCAGCGGCAAGGGTCAGGTGGTGGACAGCGCCATCTTCGAATCGGTACTCGGCGTCATGGAAAGCCTGATTCCGGAATACGCCAATGGTGGCCATATCCGGGAACGTGCCGGGAGCTTTCTACCCGGCATCGCCCCCTCCAACGCCTATCCGGCAAGGGACGGCCGCGACATCATCATCGGCGCCAACCAGGACACGGTGTTCGCCCGGCTATGCGAGGCCATGGGTCAACCCGAACTGGCCGAGGATACCCGCTACGCCACCCACAAGGCGCGCGGTCGGCATCAGCAGGAGCTCGACGCCCTGATTTCCCAGTGGACGCTGCAACATGACGCCGAGGTTCTGGTCGACCTGCTCGCCGAACAAGGGGTTCCGGCGGGCCTGGTCTACCGCGCACCGGAGATGCTGGCTGACCCGCACTTTCAGTCCCGGCAGTCCATCGTGTCCGTGGATGACGAGCACAACGGCACCGTGCCGATGCAGAACGTGTTTCCCCGCCTCTCCCGCAGTCCGGGCCACATCCGCCACAGTGGGCCGCAACTCGGCGCCCATACAGAGGAAGTGCTGCAGCAGTGGCTGGAACTGGACAACAAACAGATCAGCGAGCTGCGCGACGACGGCATCATTTGA
- a CDS encoding GntR family transcriptional regulator, whose translation MTAADRVYGVIKKRILNGRYPPGSYVREATIGTELELSRTPIREALRRLVSEGWVEIIPHHGARVVSWTSRDVEEVFEIRALLEPHVVRRAASRISDEQLDTLSALADEMEGLAVDPDEDALEQIAALNSRYHGCLIDAADSPRLQRLLEALVQVPVGRRSFEHYSAEELQRSMQHHREMIRALAAGDGDWAAPIMRAHVLAARSAHLRWTRSRQGKAAAAARRRGADGTT comes from the coding sequence ATGACCGCGGCAGATCGCGTTTACGGAGTCATCAAGAAGCGCATATTGAACGGCCGCTATCCGCCCGGATCCTACGTCCGGGAAGCGACGATCGGCACCGAACTTGAACTCAGCCGAACCCCCATTCGCGAGGCGCTCCGCCGCCTTGTGTCCGAAGGCTGGGTGGAGATCATTCCACACCACGGGGCCCGTGTGGTTTCGTGGACGTCCCGTGACGTTGAAGAAGTCTTCGAGATCCGCGCCTTGCTGGAACCCCATGTGGTGCGCAGGGCCGCCAGCCGCATCAGCGATGAACAGCTCGACACCCTCTCGGCTCTGGCGGACGAGATGGAAGGCCTGGCTGTCGATCCGGACGAAGACGCGCTGGAGCAGATCGCCGCTCTCAACAGCCGCTATCACGGCTGCCTGATCGATGCCGCCGACAGCCCGCGCCTGCAACGCCTGCTCGAGGCCCTGGTCCAGGTTCCTGTTGGACGGCGCAGTTTCGAACATTATTCGGCGGAGGAACTGCAGCGCAGCATGCAGCACCATCGGGAGATGATCCGCGCGCTGGCAGCGGGGGATGGCGACTGGGCGGCGCCGATCATGCGCGCCCACGTTCTGGCGGCACGCAGCGCTCATCTACGGTGGACCCGTTCACGTCAGGGCAAGGCTGCCGCAGCGGCCAGGAGAAGGGGGGCCGATGGCACCACTTGA
- a CDS encoding C4-dicarboxylate TRAP transporter substrate-binding protein: MKAFVATMAAAGLLAATTLTATPANAEEYPRMNLRVAHSFPAGWAQTDVDQWWADQIRERSGGRIRVTMMWAGAGGEPMEILRLVRSGAVDMGAVPPSYFPNELPLTSAPNALPLTFESNEAASRVIEGLVQDVPAIRDELRQNNIWPLFFHTLNTYQPLCTKPVRNLDDWQGLRVRTFGAWQPYLWDSLGAVGVNVMTAEKYEGLQRGRIDCGFFSTDLYAQTRLYEVAKYLSDFGFGPQPTWPIWVNYERWHNDMPENVKALIMEVSDEARERSLQALADVQESSLQRMLDAGVEVVEFEQPDELRARAPDFRALWLENMQREGRGEAAQQVLDYWMEHGDI; encoded by the coding sequence ATGAAAGCCTTTGTTGCGACCATGGCTGCGGCCGGGTTGCTGGCAGCGACGACGCTGACGGCCACACCCGCCAACGCAGAAGAGTATCCGCGAATGAACCTTCGGGTTGCCCATTCATTCCCCGCCGGCTGGGCCCAGACCGACGTGGACCAGTGGTGGGCTGACCAGATCCGTGAACGCAGCGGTGGACGCATCCGCGTCACCATGATGTGGGCCGGCGCCGGCGGCGAGCCCATGGAGATCCTGCGTCTGGTGCGCAGCGGCGCGGTGGACATGGGCGCGGTGCCACCAAGCTACTTCCCCAACGAGTTGCCACTCACCAGTGCTCCGAACGCCTTGCCGCTGACTTTCGAAAGCAACGAAGCGGCATCCCGCGTTATCGAGGGGCTGGTGCAGGATGTGCCGGCAATTCGGGATGAGCTGCGGCAGAACAACATCTGGCCGCTGTTCTTCCACACGCTCAACACCTACCAGCCACTCTGCACCAAGCCCGTGCGGAATCTGGATGACTGGCAGGGCCTGCGGGTTCGCACCTTCGGCGCCTGGCAGCCGTACCTGTGGGATTCCCTGGGTGCGGTGGGCGTGAACGTCATGACCGCCGAGAAGTATGAGGGCCTGCAGCGTGGCCGTATCGACTGCGGCTTCTTCTCCACCGACCTCTACGCCCAGACCCGGTTGTACGAGGTTGCCAAATATCTGAGTGACTTCGGTTTCGGCCCCCAGCCTACCTGGCCGATCTGGGTCAACTACGAACGCTGGCACAACGACATGCCGGAGAACGTCAAGGCACTGATCATGGAAGTGAGTGACGAGGCCCGGGAGCGCAGCCTGCAGGCGCTGGCGGACGTGCAGGAGTCGAGCCTGCAGCGGATGCTGGATGCCGGCGTCGAAGTCGTGGAGTTCGAGCAGCCGGACGAGCTGCGGGCCCGTGCCCCCGATTTCCGGGCGCTCTGGCTCGAAAACATGCAGCGGGAAGGCCGCGGTGAGGCTGCCCAGCAAGTGCTGGACTACTGGATGGAGCACGGCGACATCTAG
- a CDS encoding TRAP transporter small permease — protein MGLRVGPALAGPTHQSDKGGLMTFVFQLMDTGIKRLARLFMILASVLLAIMALIGTADVLSLNLLGRPVPSATELSAAMLSITVMMGMSYTQRQRAHISVNLFWRFFPHPLRVFAEGLALFIGLCVFALITWGAWELAQHSLNIRERAVASVRFPLWPIKLVFWMGALVCALEILRELVRFLFCGDRAAVAGADPVADTGSLEQKG, from the coding sequence TTGGGCCTGCGCGTCGGGCCGGCACTGGCCGGCCCGACCCACCAGAGCGACAAGGGTGGTCTCATGACGTTTGTCTTTCAGCTCATGGATACGGGCATCAAGCGGCTCGCGCGGTTGTTCATGATCCTGGCTTCGGTGCTGCTCGCCATCATGGCGCTTATCGGCACCGCCGATGTGTTATCGCTCAATCTGTTGGGCCGTCCGGTGCCTTCGGCCACCGAGCTTTCCGCCGCAATGCTTTCCATCACCGTGATGATGGGCATGAGTTACACCCAGCGACAGCGTGCCCATATCTCAGTGAATCTGTTCTGGCGTTTCTTTCCGCACCCGTTGCGGGTGTTTGCCGAGGGCCTTGCCCTGTTCATCGGCCTTTGTGTCTTCGCCCTCATCACCTGGGGGGCCTGGGAGCTGGCTCAGCACAGCCTTAATATCCGCGAGCGCGCTGTGGCGTCGGTGCGTTTTCCGCTCTGGCCCATCAAGCTCGTGTTCTGGATGGGCGCGCTGGTCTGCGCACTGGAGATTCTGCGAGAGCTGGTGCGCTTCCTGTTCTGTGGTGACCGCGCGGCAGTGGCTGGCGCCGATCCCGTGGCCGATACCGGCTCACTCGAGCAAAAGGGCTGA
- a CDS encoding TRAP transporter large permease: MDPLYIGLIAIGTMLLLIALSIPVAFSIFIVAIVGLWYLGGMPLMLGTIEGLPYQFASQYGFVVIPMFILMGAFAEISGITKDFYTFFYRVLGRVRGGLLMVTTLSSAGFAAISGSTMVNAVVFTRIALPQMMAFGYNKAIAAGCIAAAGTFAALIPPSIMMVVYALLTGQSIGTLLVAGIVPGLLTAGAYLIAIWVMVTIRPSIAPVPTERFSLQDKLRSFYSIWPFVLLAVIVIGGIYSGAMFPSSAGAVGAVGAFLIMLMRGWLRKDMPSMGKIGGAMQSAAMTTAVLFLVIIAGLMLSRLFVYSGFVDEIVWYIEGLGVSPLTVMLVIMLMYIILGCFMDTISMVVVTVPFVFPVVTSLGFDPIWFGVIVIKLVEIGVLTPPIGLNLFAVLSASDGRVQPTDLFKGVAPFLVVEVIILGLLLAFPAIVMWLPDLMRS, from the coding sequence ATGGATCCGTTGTACATCGGGCTGATCGCCATTGGCACCATGCTGCTGTTGATCGCCCTGTCCATTCCCGTCGCGTTTTCCATCTTTATCGTGGCCATCGTCGGACTGTGGTATCTGGGTGGCATGCCGCTGATGCTGGGCACCATCGAGGGCCTGCCGTACCAGTTCGCCAGCCAGTACGGCTTTGTCGTCATACCCATGTTCATCCTCATGGGGGCCTTTGCCGAGATATCCGGCATCACCAAGGACTTCTACACCTTCTTCTACCGTGTGCTGGGCCGGGTGCGCGGCGGCCTGCTCATGGTGACCACCCTGAGTTCGGCGGGTTTTGCGGCGATCTCCGGCTCCACCATGGTGAATGCCGTGGTGTTCACCCGTATCGCCCTGCCGCAAATGATGGCTTTCGGCTACAACAAGGCCATCGCTGCGGGCTGTATTGCCGCTGCCGGTACCTTTGCCGCCCTGATACCGCCCTCCATCATGATGGTGGTCTACGCCCTGCTCACGGGACAGTCCATTGGCACGCTACTGGTAGCGGGCATCGTTCCCGGCCTGTTGACGGCAGGTGCCTACCTGATTGCCATCTGGGTGATGGTGACGATACGGCCGTCCATTGCGCCGGTGCCGACAGAGCGTTTCTCGCTGCAGGACAAGTTGCGCAGCTTCTACTCCATCTGGCCGTTTGTCCTGCTGGCGGTGATCGTGATCGGTGGCATCTACTCCGGCGCCATGTTCCCGTCCTCGGCAGGCGCTGTGGGCGCAGTCGGTGCGTTCCTGATCATGTTGATGCGTGGCTGGTTGCGCAAGGACATGCCGTCCATGGGCAAGATCGGGGGTGCCATGCAGAGCGCCGCCATGACCACGGCGGTGCTGTTCCTGGTGATCATCGCCGGGCTAATGTTGTCACGGCTTTTCGTTTACTCCGGCTTCGTGGACGAGATTGTCTGGTATATCGAAGGGCTTGGCGTGTCACCGCTCACCGTGATGCTGGTGATCATGCTGATGTACATCATCCTTGGCTGCTTCATGGACACCATCTCCATGGTGGTGGTGACGGTGCCGTTCGTGTTCCCGGTGGTCACCAGCCTCGGTTTCGACCCCATCTGGTTTGGGGTGATCGTCATCAAGCTTGTGGAGATCGGTGTGCTGACTCCGCCCATCGGCCTCAACCTGTTTGCCGTGCTCAGCGCATCCGATGGGCGGGTGCAGCCCACGGATCTGTTCAAGGGCGTCGCGCCCTTCCTGGTCGTCGAGGTGATCATCCTCGGACTGCTGCTTGCTTTCCCGGCCATCGTCATGTGGCTGCCTGATCTCATGAGAAGTTAA
- a CDS encoding aldehyde dehydrogenase has translation MKTYQMWIDSQWVDPSSGEWIDSQNPFTGETWARIPKGAAEDANRAVEAAYAAYDKGEWADMTASRRGALLRKLGDLIAENAEHLADTEVTDNGKLKAEMYGQMQYMPEWYYYYGGLADKVEGANIPTDKAGMFNFTQYEPLGVVAIITPWNSPLLLATWKIAPALAAGNTVVVKPSEFTSASMLELAKLVEQAGFPKGVFNVVTGYGPDVGSALVEHPKVARIGFTGGEIGGVKVYEAAARGLKKVSLELGGKSPNIVFDDANLDNAVKGAISGIFAATGQTCMAGSRLLVQESIHDEFVERLIALAKTAKMGNPMDMGTQVGPVTTRPQFEKVLSYINIAKEEGATCVLGGKAADRPECGDGWFVEPTIFTGVSNNMRIAQEEVFGPVLSIIPFKDEDEAVHIANDVLYGLAAGVWTQDMSRALRMTKKIRAGTVWVNAYRVISYMSPFGGYKRSGIGRENGQEMIKEYLQVKSIYINTGDIANPFVLG, from the coding sequence ATGAAGACCTACCAGATGTGGATCGATTCGCAGTGGGTGGATCCGTCCAGCGGTGAATGGATCGATTCCCAGAACCCGTTCACGGGCGAGACCTGGGCGCGTATCCCCAAGGGTGCGGCCGAGGATGCCAATCGTGCCGTGGAGGCCGCCTACGCCGCCTACGACAAGGGTGAGTGGGCGGATATGACCGCCAGCCGTCGCGGCGCCCTGCTGCGCAAGCTGGGCGACCTGATCGCCGAGAATGCTGAGCACCTGGCGGATACCGAAGTCACCGACAACGGCAAGCTGAAGGCCGAAATGTACGGCCAGATGCAGTACATGCCGGAGTGGTACTACTACTACGGCGGTCTGGCGGACAAGGTGGAGGGTGCCAACATCCCCACCGACAAGGCCGGCATGTTCAATTTCACCCAGTACGAGCCCCTGGGCGTGGTCGCCATCATCACGCCGTGGAACTCGCCGCTGCTACTCGCCACCTGGAAGATCGCGCCAGCGCTGGCTGCCGGTAACACCGTGGTGGTGAAGCCCTCGGAGTTCACCTCGGCCTCGATGCTGGAACTGGCGAAACTGGTGGAGCAGGCCGGCTTCCCCAAGGGCGTTTTCAATGTGGTCACCGGTTACGGCCCGGATGTGGGGTCGGCGCTGGTGGAACACCCCAAGGTGGCCCGGATCGGCTTTACCGGTGGCGAGATCGGTGGCGTGAAGGTTTACGAGGCGGCCGCCCGGGGGCTCAAGAAAGTCTCCCTGGAACTCGGCGGCAAGTCACCGAACATCGTCTTCGATGATGCCAACCTGGACAACGCCGTGAAAGGCGCCATCTCGGGCATTTTTGCCGCCACCGGGCAGACCTGTATGGCAGGCTCCCGTCTGCTGGTGCAGGAGAGCATCCACGACGAATTCGTCGAACGCCTCATCGCGCTGGCAAAAACCGCCAAGATGGGCAATCCCATGGATATGGGCACCCAGGTCGGGCCCGTGACCACCCGGCCGCAGTTCGAGAAGGTGCTGTCCTATATCAACATCGCGAAAGAGGAAGGTGCGACCTGTGTGCTTGGTGGCAAGGCCGCAGATCGCCCCGAGTGCGGCGATGGCTGGTTTGTCGAGCCCACTATCTTCACCGGCGTGAGCAACAACATGCGAATCGCCCAGGAAGAGGTCTTTGGCCCGGTGCTGTCCATCATCCCCTTCAAGGACGAGGACGAAGCCGTGCATATCGCCAATGACGTGCTCTACGGCCTCGCTGCCGGGGTCTGGACCCAGGACATGTCCAGGGCGCTGCGCATGACGAAGAAAATCCGCGCCGGCACGGTTTGGGTCAATGCCTACAGGGTCATCAGCTATATGTCGCCCTTCGGCGGCTACAAGCGCTCTGGTATCGGCCGCGAGAACGGTCAGGAGATGATCAAGGAGTATCTGCAGGTGAAGAGCATCTACATCAACACCGGTGACATCGCCAACCCGTTCGTGCTGGGCTAG